A genomic stretch from Methanomassiliicoccales archaeon includes:
- a CDS encoding glutamate-5-semialdehyde dehydrogenase, which translates to MERSKNSVASVAIRAKEAALRMQGIPHKIRNEALLAIARALEAAKDRIIAANLLDLKRAEESNLPSPMIKRLKYDDQKIEESINSLNSLINLEDPIGKTLMITELDEGLLLEKVTCPIGVICVIFESRPDALVQISSLCIKSSNAVILKGGSEANHTNEILAEVIEKALLSVDERFNGAVQLLSTREEIKELLKLDDLIDLVIPRGSNELVRSIKESTRIPVLGHAAGVCHTYVDDDADLEMALNVCYDAKVQYPAVCNAMETLLVHEKIAPTFLPKMASLYAKAGVRLKGDERTRKFIEAEIATEKDWSIEYNDLVLNIKTVSSLEEAIDHINKYGSHHTDAIITRSREKAERFMDLVDSSSVMWNCSTRFADGYRYGLGAEVGISTNKTHARGPVGLEGLVIYKYRLIGNGQVVADYVGKNAKKFIHRRLV; encoded by the coding sequence ATGGAACGCAGCAAGAATTCGGTGGCGTCTGTGGCCATAAGAGCGAAAGAAGCGGCTCTTCGTATGCAAGGGATTCCGCACAAGATCAGGAATGAGGCGCTTCTCGCGATTGCAAGAGCTCTTGAGGCAGCGAAAGACAGGATCATTGCCGCTAACCTATTAGATCTGAAAAGAGCAGAGGAATCGAATCTGCCTTCTCCGATGATCAAACGTTTAAAATATGATGATCAGAAAATTGAGGAATCGATTAATTCATTGAACTCACTGATCAATCTTGAAGATCCGATCGGAAAGACTCTAATGATTACTGAATTGGACGAAGGATTACTGCTTGAAAAAGTGACTTGTCCGATCGGAGTGATTTGTGTCATTTTTGAATCGAGACCTGATGCACTTGTTCAAATTTCATCCCTTTGTATCAAGTCTTCAAATGCGGTGATTTTGAAGGGAGGATCGGAGGCGAACCACACAAATGAGATTCTTGCAGAGGTGATCGAAAAAGCGCTTCTTTCGGTGGACGAGCGGTTCAACGGAGCTGTACAGCTCCTATCGACACGAGAAGAGATCAAGGAGCTTCTCAAGTTAGATGATCTCATCGACCTTGTCATACCGAGAGGGTCGAATGAACTCGTCCGGTCCATTAAAGAATCGACGAGAATCCCGGTCCTCGGTCATGCTGCCGGCGTCTGTCACACCTACGTTGATGACGATGCAGATTTAGAAATGGCCCTGAATGTTTGCTACGATGCGAAGGTGCAATATCCGGCCGTATGCAACGCGATGGAAACACTTCTTGTTCATGAAAAGATTGCGCCAACTTTTCTTCCGAAAATGGCATCGCTTTATGCAAAGGCGGGTGTGAGATTAAAAGGCGATGAACGAACGAGAAAATTTATCGAAGCGGAGATAGCGACTGAAAAGGACTGGTCAATTGAGTACAATGATCTAGTTCTGAACATTAAGACGGTTTCATCTCTTGAGGAGGCGATCGATCATATCAACAAATATGGTTCGCATCATACGGACGCGATCATCACGAGATCAAGAGAAAAGGCAGAGCGATTTATGGATCTCGTCGATTCTTCGAGCGTCATGTGGAATTGCTCAACAAGATTTGCCGATGGGTATCGATATGGACTCGGAGCCGAAGTGGGTATCAGTACAAATAAGACACACGCGAGAGGTCCCGTTGGTCTTGAGGGTCTTGTCATCTACAAATACCGACTCATCGGTAACGGGCAGGTTGTTGCCGACTATGTCGGCAAGAACGCAAAGAAATTTATTCACAGGAGACTGGTATGA
- a CDS encoding oligosaccharide flippase family protein — MRRNIIFTEGFARPVLLMFVATILGGGCDYFYQIIMGRQLGPAGYSELNALLSIFYIISVPTQTIAAFMVRFVSKYKAENKENMIAWLVRKTLLISLIIGVLMAIGIFIAIPSITRFISLSSSFPLFILMLGTVIVMMSPTGYGTVQGLQRFHLSALCGISGPLTKLGFGVILVIAGFGINGAFGGAIIGAFFTFVVGLIAIRDYFTRPASVTEKLDLSNMERYLFKAIVAVVCFSILINIDVFVARQYLGPHDAGLYAVASILSKVIWFLPGAVSTVMFPRVSEYYTKNKETTSVMRKSIFCTLMMTGIVAALYVIAPAEIINLLYGSAYLDAAPALSILGIAMTLFGLSSLFMNYGLAIENSVYVAIFSIFTVLQIILIMMFHSSIIDIALDLLVTSVGIFSFSWIYLEIKSKEMKKKR, encoded by the coding sequence TTGCGCAGGAATATCATATTCACAGAGGGGTTCGCTCGTCCCGTTCTCCTTATGTTTGTGGCGACGATTCTAGGCGGCGGATGCGACTACTTCTATCAGATTATTATGGGCCGTCAACTTGGTCCTGCGGGATACTCCGAGCTGAATGCACTATTGTCGATTTTCTACATTATTTCCGTTCCCACTCAAACAATTGCTGCCTTTATGGTTAGATTCGTTTCAAAGTACAAGGCAGAAAACAAAGAAAACATGATTGCATGGCTCGTAAGAAAAACGCTCCTGATTTCGTTGATTATCGGGGTTTTGATGGCCATTGGAATATTTATCGCAATACCATCGATCACTCGATTCATTTCTCTTTCGTCCAGCTTTCCATTATTCATCCTGATGTTGGGAACGGTGATTGTGATGATGAGTCCGACGGGATACGGAACAGTGCAAGGTCTTCAGCGATTTCACTTATCAGCATTATGTGGCATTTCGGGACCTCTCACAAAGCTTGGCTTCGGCGTTATTCTGGTTATTGCTGGATTTGGAATCAATGGCGCATTCGGGGGCGCCATTATCGGTGCTTTTTTCACATTTGTTGTTGGATTGATCGCGATCAGAGATTACTTCACTCGACCCGCAAGCGTCACTGAGAAGCTTGATCTTTCCAATATGGAACGATATCTTTTTAAAGCAATTGTTGCCGTCGTATGCTTTTCAATTCTTATCAACATCGATGTTTTTGTTGCAAGACAGTATCTAGGTCCACATGATGCTGGTCTATACGCCGTTGCATCAATTCTCAGCAAGGTTATCTGGTTTCTGCCAGGAGCTGTTTCAACTGTGATGTTCCCCAGAGTCTCTGAATATTACACGAAAAACAAGGAAACAACGAGTGTCATGAGAAAATCGATTTTCTGCACCCTGATGATGACTGGTATCGTTGCCGCATTGTATGTGATAGCGCCGGCCGAGATCATCAATTTGCTTTATGGCAGCGCTTATTTGGACGCTGCTCCTGCGTTGTCGATCCTTGGGATTGCAATGACTCTTTTTGGCCTTTCAAGTCTTTTCATGAATTATGGACTTGCAATAGAGAATTCAGTCTATGTTGCCATTTTCTCAATTTTTACTGTCTTGCAGATCATTCTCATCATGATGTTCCATTCAAGCATCATTGACATCGCACTCGATCTGCTCGTGACAAGCGTCGGAATCTTTTCATTTAGCTGGATATATCTTGAAATCAAATCGAAGGAAATGAAGAAAAAGAGATGA
- a CDS encoding phosphate ABC transporter ATP-binding protein has protein sequence MAPGARDALKTILRTEGLTKEYSGRTVVSDVNLEVREGDILGIMGPSGSGKSTLFRLINLLEVPTRGRIFFEGDEIKSLSPLAYLVRRKMALVSQKPVAMNRSVFNNIAYGLQLRGLSPDLIEQKVNYYLEKLGLSESKDRNARSLSGGEMQRMCFARSVIVDPTLLLLDEFTANLDPTNIAILENAVRDFISQGEKAAIIITHNPFQAKRLCNRAALMIDGRIIEEGETSKIFNNPADERTRAFIKGEMIF, from the coding sequence GTGGCTCCAGGAGCGAGAGATGCTTTGAAGACGATTCTGAGAACCGAGGGGCTGACCAAGGAGTATTCGGGAAGAACCGTTGTGTCAGATGTCAATCTCGAGGTCAGGGAAGGCGATATATTGGGGATCATGGGACCGAGCGGCTCTGGGAAATCGACATTGTTCAGGCTCATCAATCTTTTGGAGGTGCCAACAAGAGGAAGAATTTTTTTCGAAGGCGACGAAATCAAAAGTCTAAGTCCCCTTGCTTACTTGGTTAGAAGGAAAATGGCACTTGTCTCTCAGAAACCAGTTGCGATGAATCGGAGCGTTTTCAACAACATTGCATATGGATTGCAGCTCAGAGGTTTGAGTCCTGACCTCATCGAGCAAAAGGTAAATTATTATCTTGAAAAGCTCGGTCTCAGCGAGAGCAAGGATAGGAATGCACGATCGTTGTCCGGTGGGGAGATGCAGCGAATGTGTTTTGCAAGATCCGTCATCGTCGATCCAACGCTCTTACTGCTCGACGAGTTTACGGCCAATTTAGATCCGACAAACATTGCAATCTTGGAAAATGCCGTGAGGGATTTTATTTCACAGGGTGAAAAGGCCGCAATCATCATCACACATAATCCTTTCCAGGCGAAGAGGCTATGCAACCGTGCAGCACTGATGATCGATGGAAGAATCATTGAGGAGGGTGAAACCTCGAAAATCTTCAATAATCCTGCGGACGAAAGAACAAGAGCATTCATCAAGGGCGAAATGATCTTTTGA
- the proB gene encoding glutamate 5-kinase yields the protein MRSLNPKRVVIKIGTNTICRQDGTVDHDYIADIARQVVELESKGIQSIIVTSGAIGSGSTELNLNGKNKDIAMKQACAAVGQAILMLAYRTAFAKYAKPVGQILVTYGAFSDRKRYLNLRKTIEELFKLGVVPIVNENDVIATDEIDEVFGDNDKLSALVAANMDADLLILLTDVDGLYDRNPNFDPDARLLTVVDEITKDIERIAGDKRSERSVGGMRTKIAAAKIAMQSGCNMVIANGRLENVVLRVVEGEEIGTLFTATPKYTIKERWILFACPRGKLVIDQGAEKAVKEGKSLLLCGVQSVEGNFKKGDVVRIGNFAKGIVNFSSAEIAAMKASSKCENSDQNTNKIRKAVIESENIVLLD from the coding sequence ATGAGGAGCCTGAACCCAAAACGCGTAGTCATCAAGATCGGAACGAATACGATTTGCCGGCAGGATGGGACGGTCGATCACGATTATATCGCGGATATAGCAAGGCAGGTCGTGGAACTTGAATCGAAAGGCATCCAATCGATTATCGTCACTTCAGGGGCAATCGGTTCAGGTTCGACCGAGCTAAATCTCAATGGAAAGAACAAAGACATTGCAATGAAACAGGCTTGCGCTGCAGTTGGTCAAGCGATACTCATGCTTGCGTATAGAACCGCTTTTGCAAAATATGCAAAGCCTGTTGGACAGATTCTCGTGACCTATGGTGCGTTTTCTGACAGAAAGAGATATCTCAATCTGCGTAAAACAATTGAAGAACTCTTCAAACTCGGTGTCGTTCCGATTGTTAACGAAAATGATGTGATTGCAACCGACGAAATTGATGAAGTTTTCGGGGACAACGATAAATTATCGGCACTTGTAGCTGCGAATATGGATGCCGATCTTCTGATTCTCCTAACTGATGTGGATGGTCTTTACGACAGAAATCCGAATTTTGATCCTGATGCAAGACTGCTGACTGTCGTTGACGAAATTACCAAAGACATTGAAAGAATCGCTGGTGACAAGAGAAGCGAGCGATCCGTTGGGGGCATGCGAACAAAAATTGCCGCCGCGAAGATTGCGATGCAGTCAGGATGCAACATGGTCATTGCGAATGGAAGGCTCGAGAATGTTGTCCTCCGCGTCGTTGAAGGCGAGGAAATCGGGACTCTTTTCACTGCGACACCAAAATACACGATTAAAGAAAGATGGATACTCTTCGCCTGTCCAAGGGGAAAACTTGTTATCGATCAGGGTGCTGAGAAAGCGGTTAAAGAGGGAAAGAGCCTGTTGTTGTGTGGCGTGCAGAGTGTAGAGGGGAATTTCAAAAAAGGCGACGTCGTTAGAATCGGCAATTTTGCGAAGGGTATTGTCAACTTTTCTTCTGCTGAGATCGCTGCGATGAAAGCATCCTCGAAATGTGAAAACTCAGATCAAAACACGAATAAAATCAGGAAAGCGGTCATTGAAAGTGAGAATATCGTTCTTTTGGATTGA